In Helicobacter mastomyrinus, a single genomic region encodes these proteins:
- the pyrF gene encoding orotidine-5'-phosphate decarboxylase, whose amino-acid sequence MTLCIALDNPTLKENIALVDSLSALLPTQKEHIWLKIGLRSFIRDGISGIEALKKYGNYKIFLDLKLYDIPNTMLDAIMEMSQIGVDMLTIHTSCGFEAMKMIAQLKESKEGLPLIIGVSALTSFDNDDFMEIYNVPLFSHTLKLSSLAYRAGIDGVVCSVQEGRAIKQITQNTFLTITPGIRPFGEEANDQRRVATLQDAKAAMSDFVVIGRPIYKAENPLSIVERILQSKAMQ is encoded by the coding sequence ATGACACTCTGCATTGCCCTTGATAACCCTACTTTGAAAGAAAATATCGCGCTAGTAGATTCACTCTCTGCTCTTTTACCTACACAAAAGGAGCACATTTGGCTAAAGATTGGGCTAAGGAGCTTTATCCGTGATGGCATTAGCGGCATAGAGGCGTTAAAGAAATATGGCAATTATAAAATCTTCCTTGATTTGAAGCTTTATGATATTCCTAACACAATGCTTGATGCGATTATGGAGATGTCTCAAATAGGTGTTGATATGCTCACAATCCACACAAGCTGCGGATTTGAAGCGATGAAAATGATTGCTCAATTAAAAGAGAGCAAGGAGGGATTGCCCCTTATTATTGGTGTGAGTGCGCTTACAAGCTTTGATAATGATGATTTTATGGAGATATACAATGTCCCGCTTTTCTCACATACGCTTAAACTCTCTTCTTTGGCTTATCGTGCAGGGATTGATGGAGTGGTGTGTTCCGTGCAGGAGGGCAGGGCGATTAAGCAAATAACGCAAAATACTTTTCTCACCATCACACCGGGAATTCGCCCGTTTGGCGAGGAAGCAAATGATCAAAGACGTGTGGCGACACTGCAAGACGCTAAGGCGGCAATGAGTGATTTTGTAGTCATTGGTCGTCCTATCTACAAGGCGGAAAACCCCCTTAGCATAGTAGAGAGAATCTTGCAAAGCAAGGCTATGCAATGA
- a CDS encoding DedA family protein: MGVLGDIINAIVEMVGALGYVGIFIMMFLESSFFPFPSEVVMIPAGYLVYKGEMNAIIAVLCGIGGSLAGALFNYYLALKFGREFLITYGKYVFFTEQTMQKMEAFFLKHGPISTFVGRLITVVRQYISLPAGLARMNLAKFCFYTSLGAGIWVVILTIIGYYAGVWFGSNMSIDSIIHAFTSKSPTEAEIEIRNIVKQAGIYTLGFVIVCVIGYIAYWRIRRKQNATY, from the coding sequence ATGGGTGTGCTAGGAGATATTATTAACGCCATTGTCGAAATGGTGGGTGCTTTAGGCTATGTAGGGATTTTTATAATGATGTTTTTAGAATCTAGCTTCTTCCCCTTCCCCTCCGAAGTAGTAATGATACCTGCGGGATATTTAGTATATAAAGGCGAGATGAATGCCATTATTGCCGTGCTTTGTGGTATTGGTGGCTCTTTAGCAGGAGCGTTGTTTAACTACTATCTTGCATTAAAATTTGGCAGAGAATTTCTTATCACGTATGGCAAATATGTCTTTTTTACCGAGCAAACTATGCAGAAAATGGAGGCTTTCTTTCTTAAGCACGGACCTATTAGCACATTTGTTGGGCGGCTTATCACTGTGGTGAGGCAATACATCTCCCTCCCTGCTGGACTCGCACGAATGAATCTTGCGAAATTTTGCTTTTATACATCGCTTGGAGCGGGGATTTGGGTAGTTATCCTCACTATTATTGGCTACTATGCGGGTGTGTGGTTTGGCTCAAATATGAGTATAGATTCTATAATTCACGCCTTTACGTCAAAATCCCCAACCGAGGCAGAAATAGAAATTAGAAATATCGTCAAACAAGCCGGAATCTATACATTAGGCTTTGTCATCGTGTGCGTGATAGGCTACATTGCCTACTGGCGCATTAGAAGAAAGCAAAATGCTACTTATTAG
- the kdsA gene encoding 3-deoxy-8-phosphooctulonate synthase produces MILMSGPCVIESYEALSAVAEGLKPLNENPHIDFYFKASFDKANRTSLESYRGPGLEAGLEMLGQIKKQFGYKIITDIHESYQAPSIAKVADVIQIPAFLCRQTDLIVAVAKTDRIVNIKKGQFMNPADMQHSVLKAIKTRGGTQANYEQSQKYNVWLTERGSSFGYGNLVVDMRSLVIMRHFAPVIFDATHSVQMPGAAGGKSGGDSSFVPYLARAAAAVGVDGFFMETHLNPKEALSDGPNMVQTDALIPLVAQLEALGNFVK; encoded by the coding sequence ATGATTTTGATGAGTGGACCTTGTGTGATTGAGAGTTATGAGGCTCTAAGTGCGGTGGCAGAGGGGTTAAAACCGTTAAATGAGAATCCACATATTGATTTTTATTTTAAGGCGAGTTTTGATAAGGCAAACCGCACGAGTTTAGAGAGTTATCGCGGACCGGGCTTAGAGGCAGGGCTTGAAATGCTAGGGCAAATCAAAAAGCAATTTGGCTATAAGATTATTACTGATATTCACGAGAGCTACCAAGCTCCAAGTATCGCAAAAGTGGCAGATGTGATACAGATTCCCGCGTTTTTGTGTCGGCAGACAGATTTGATTGTCGCTGTGGCGAAGACGGATCGCATTGTTAATATCAAAAAAGGGCAGTTTATGAATCCTGCGGATATGCAGCATAGTGTGCTAAAAGCGATAAAGACACGTGGCGGCACACAGGCGAATTATGAGCAGTCGCAAAAATATAATGTATGGCTTACAGAGCGGGGCAGCAGCTTTGGCTATGGGAATCTTGTCGTAGATATGCGCTCACTTGTGATAATGCGACACTTTGCGCCTGTGATATTTGATGCAACTCATAGTGTGCAAATGCCCGGTGCAGCAGGAGGCAAGAGCGGAGGTGATAGCTCATTTGTACCGTATTTGGCTAGAGCGGCAGCGGCTGTGGGGGTAGATGGATTCTTTATGGAGACGCATTTAAATCCTAAAGAAGCCCTAAGCGATGGTCCCAATATGGTGCAAACAGACGCGCTTATCCCACTTGTAGCACAGCTTGAGGCATTAGGGAATTTTGTAAAATAA
- a CDS encoding carbonic anhydrase yields MKELFEGAIKFREEDYNEHKDLYESLKKWQEPHTLFITCTDSRVVPNLITNALPGDLFVIRNMGNIVPPYLGRDKGIRGGYLATTSAIEYALSILGIKNVIICGHSDCGACSAIYEDAQKLENAPYVKKWIELLEPVRQKVDELKPNSKAKRTWLMEQMNIEHQLENLMSYPFVEERFDRGELNIYGWYYIIETGEIFNYNMIQREFKPINKVK; encoded by the coding sequence ATGAAAGAACTATTTGAGGGAGCTATTAAGTTTCGCGAGGAGGATTATAATGAGCATAAGGACTTATATGAAAGTTTAAAAAAGTGGCAAGAGCCTCATACATTATTTATCACTTGCACGGATTCTCGTGTCGTGCCAAATCTTATTACCAATGCTTTGCCCGGCGATTTGTTTGTTATACGTAATATGGGAAATATCGTCCCACCTTATCTAGGGCGTGATAAGGGCATACGTGGCGGGTATCTAGCGACAACTTCAGCGATTGAATATGCTTTAAGCATTTTGGGTATTAAAAATGTTATCATTTGTGGACATAGCGATTGCGGGGCTTGTTCGGCGATTTATGAAGATGCTCAAAAGTTAGAAAATGCGCCGTATGTGAAAAAATGGATAGAGCTTTTAGAGCCAGTGAGGCAAAAGGTAGATGAGCTAAAGCCTAATTCTAAAGCAAAGCGCACATGGCTTATGGAGCAGATGAATATCGAGCATCAGTTGGAAAATTTAATGAGCTATCCTTTTGTGGAGGAGCGATTTGATAGGGGTGAGCTTAATATTTATGGTTGGTATTATATTATCGAAACAGGCGAGATTTTTAACTATAATATGATTCAGCGTGAGTTTAAGCCTATTAATAAAGTAAAATAA
- a CDS encoding Eco57I restriction-modification methylase domain-containing protein — MNAEKTQSQGFDIIIGNPPYIDYRKIDGKTKTSLSETSSVYKKSKEGSIYVYFLERFLLMLADKGNVSFINPIAYICQDSGKGIRTFIDNNLTLKQMLDVSNIKVFENAATYTCVNIFSHKNKRTITKYGQTNDKDISHIQWKPIQNEKIENLSVFLDSISAKIFNANYPKLSDFCRIFCGLSKAGFRADVSCIPSEINRKFLESSNIFKYSFKNAKFIDKIKDYYTQEKINIFEKQELIFMARMTDSIRCCIAPNGYFGGKVNVLYQFNIDRKYILGILNSRLMSYFYAKKYFASHMQGGAFGFDTLSVGSLPIPQITDSNRHIADKIIALVEAILAINAPSPTPPAKGGASICSSSVAGDFSPNSLSIKKGNSALIPPPSAEGVRGRRESHTSQSLILQRQIDSLVYQLYNLNSKEIAIIESAQKAGGNI, encoded by the coding sequence ATGAATGCAGAAAAAACCCAATCTCAAGGCTTTGATATTATCATCGGCAATCCGCCTTATATCGATTATCGTAAGATTGATGGGAAAACAAAAACATCTTTAAGTGAAACTTCATCGGTTTATAAAAAAAGCAAAGAGGGAAGTATATATGTATATTTCCTTGAGAGATTTCTCTTAATGCTCGCAGATAAGGGAAATGTTAGCTTTATTAATCCTATTGCATATATTTGCCAAGATTCAGGAAAGGGTATAAGAACATTTATTGACAATAACCTTACCCTTAAGCAGATGCTTGATGTTTCAAATATAAAAGTCTTTGAAAACGCTGCTACTTATACCTGTGTCAATATTTTTTCTCATAAAAATAAGCGCACAATCACAAAATATGGGCAAACAAACGATAAGGACATTTCACATATACAATGGAAGCCTATTCAAAATGAGAAAATTGAGAATCTATCAGTATTTTTAGATTCCATAAGTGCCAAGATATTTAATGCAAATTATCCAAAACTTAGTGATTTTTGTCGTATCTTTTGCGGTTTATCTAAAGCAGGTTTTAGGGCTGATGTCTCTTGTATTCCTAGTGAAATAAATAGAAAATTTTTAGAATCCTCCAATATTTTTAAATATAGCTTTAAAAATGCTAAATTCATTGATAAAATCAAAGATTATTACACGCAAGAAAAAATTAATATTTTTGAAAAACAAGAATTGATATTTATGGCAAGAATGACAGATTCTATACGATGTTGTATTGCTCCTAATGGATATTTTGGCGGAAAAGTCAATGTTTTGTATCAATTTAATATAGACAGAAAATATATTCTAGGCATACTTAATAGTCGATTAATGAGCTATTTTTATGCAAAAAAATATTTTGCTTCACATATGCAAGGGGGTGCATTTGGCTTTGATACTTTAAGTGTGGGAAGTTTGCCTATTCCCCAAATCACGGATTCTAATCGCCATATTGCTGATAAAATCATCGCTTTAGTAGAGGCAATTTTAGCTATTAATGCCCCCTCCCCAACCCCTCCCGCCAAGGGAGGGGCTAGTATCTGTTCCTCCTCTGTGGCAGGGGATTTCTCTCCTAATTCCCTCTCCATTAAGAAGGGCAACTCTGCTTTAATTCCCCCTCCCTCTGCGGAGGGGGTTAGGGGGAGGAGAGAATCCCATACAAGCCAATCTCTTATTCTGCAAAGGCAAATTGATAGCTTAGTCTATCAGCTTTACAACCTAAATTCTAAAGAAATCGCAATCATTGAATCTGCTCAAAAAGCAGGGGGTAATATATGA
- a CDS encoding Opr family porin, with product MYKKMFLALGMWSSLWAYDSIDDALENGISSGDITFYGNYTSGVKSTTNPALKNDLSEAGYAVASVGLAYHSAFWKYLRVAVSFRAVGTLYEYDKDSQWSGNALLNNPGRYGTGDASRDFYMNDRTMLGQSYIEYFDGDTSIRMGRVFADFEWADRLIDGVNIRNRSLPNTLIEALWVKSNGYVQYNKMTGFYNVNPHNALGLTQASFKYHIGDKFSLKFYGMANPEIFYAAGIKASARYESSQSYIGLSGHFTTSFEQTYGRANGEYGNGYNTDVKIYVGVKEMAEASGGFIASGANIGWGSLNTLGNSVSPFFMWGGRALLEGVDANLWYGKVMFAIDRVSFAVVYGSTKFRAISLNNIQNPYDRINEVNLLLDFGFTEHLSAILNVLNTHGGAQRYYPHTTNVNLGMKLAF from the coding sequence ATGTATAAAAAGATGTTTTTAGCTTTGGGAATGTGGAGCAGCCTGTGGGCTTATGATAGTATTGATGATGCGCTAGAGAATGGCATTTCAAGCGGCGATATTACCTTTTATGGTAACTATACAAGCGGCGTGAAAAGCACAACAAATCCTGCTTTGAAAAATGACTTAAGCGAAGCAGGATATGCGGTAGCAAGTGTGGGCTTAGCCTATCATTCTGCGTTTTGGAAGTATTTGCGTGTGGCGGTGAGCTTCCGCGCGGTAGGGACATTATATGAATATGATAAAGATTCTCAATGGAGTGGAAATGCACTCTTAAACAATCCCGGACGCTATGGCACAGGTGATGCTTCAAGGGATTTTTATATGAATGACCGCACTATGCTTGGGCAATCCTATATAGAATATTTTGATGGTGATACGAGCATTAGAATGGGGCGGGTGTTTGCGGATTTTGAATGGGCGGATAGGCTCATAGATGGTGTGAATATCCGCAATCGTTCCTTGCCTAATACGCTCATTGAGGCATTATGGGTAAAGAGCAATGGCTATGTGCAATATAACAAAATGACAGGATTCTATAATGTTAATCCACACAATGCACTAGGGCTGACACAGGCGAGTTTTAAGTATCATATTGGCGATAAGTTTAGTCTTAAATTCTATGGTATGGCAAATCCTGAAATATTCTATGCAGCAGGAATAAAGGCAAGTGCGAGATATGAAAGTTCACAATCTTATATCGGCTTGAGCGGACATTTTACCACAAGCTTTGAGCAAACCTATGGTAGGGCAAATGGCGAGTATGGCAATGGTTATAATACCGATGTGAAAATATATGTGGGCGTCAAGGAGATGGCTGAAGCAAGTGGAGGCTTTATCGCAAGTGGCGCGAATATCGGCTGGGGGTCGCTCAATACGCTTGGCAATAGTGTGAGTCCGTTTTTTATGTGGGGTGGCAGGGCATTACTAGAGGGTGTTGATGCGAATTTATGGTATGGGAAAGTGATGTTTGCTATTGATAGAGTGAGCTTTGCAGTAGTGTATGGCAGCACGAAATTCCGCGCAATAAGCCTTAATAACATACAAAATCCTTATGACAGGATAAATGAAGTCAATCTCTTGCTTGATTTTGGCTTTACAGAACATTTAAGCGCGATTTTAAATGTGCTTAATACGCACGGGGGTGCACAGAGGTATTATCCACATACCACAAATGTGAATCTTGGTATGAAGCTCGCATTTTAA
- the ribH gene encoding 6,7-dimethyl-8-ribityllumazine synthase, with protein sequence MNIIEGKLQLMGDERIAIISARFNHLITDRLVEGAKDCFLRHGGRDEMLDLVLVPGAYEVPFALQKILSQGEYDGVCCLGAVIRGATPHFDYVSAEATKGIANVTLKYGAPVTFGILTTDSIEQAIERAGTKVGNKGFESMAGLIELINLYRNLGA encoded by the coding sequence ATGAATATTATCGAGGGTAAATTACAGCTAATGGGCGATGAGCGAATCGCCATTATCAGCGCACGTTTCAATCATCTCATTACTGATAGATTGGTAGAGGGGGCTAAGGACTGCTTCTTGCGGCATGGCGGACGTGATGAAATGCTTGATTTAGTGCTTGTGCCCGGAGCGTATGAAGTGCCTTTTGCATTACAAAAGATTCTCTCTCAAGGCGAATACGATGGCGTATGCTGCTTAGGTGCGGTCATACGAGGTGCTACACCGCATTTTGATTATGTTTCAGCGGAGGCGACTAAGGGTATAGCTAATGTTACGCTCAAATATGGCGCACCTGTAACTTTTGGTATTTTGACAACTGATAGTATCGAGCAAGCTATTGAAAGAGCGGGGACAAAGGTAGGAAACAAGGGCTTTGAATCAATGGCAGGGCTTATTGAGCTGATTAATCTCTATAGGAATCTTGGGGCATAG
- the ychF gene encoding redox-regulated ATPase YchF — MGLSIGIVGLPNVGKSTTFNALTKAQNAEAANYPFCTIEPNKAVVSVPDVRLNELAKIVNPQRLQYSVIEFVDIAGLVRGASRGEGLGNQFLANIKECDMILHIVRCFEDANITHIEGRIDPIDDIEIIELELLFADITTLNKRIEKLQKESKAQKGENAQLTLALELLAHLESNMPVRSFAKRQSEAFITLNRELRFLTNKEVIYGVNVDEANLEADNTFVQQVREYATKQGGIVIKLCAKIEEEMVGMEDSERRAFLQSLGAEESGLEQIIREGFSRLGLISYFTAGVKEVRAWTIKRGDSAPKAAGMIHKDFEKGFIRAECISYDDFIKYGGEVKAKEAGAMRIEGKEYIVQDGDVMHFRFNV, encoded by the coding sequence ATGGGGCTGTCTATCGGTATTGTGGGATTGCCAAATGTAGGAAAATCCACGACTTTTAATGCCCTCACAAAGGCACAAAATGCAGAAGCGGCTAATTATCCATTCTGCACGATTGAGCCAAACAAGGCGGTTGTGAGTGTGCCAGATGTTCGCTTGAATGAACTTGCCAAGATTGTTAATCCCCAAAGATTGCAGTATTCTGTGATTGAGTTTGTCGATATTGCGGGGCTTGTGCGGGGTGCAAGTAGGGGTGAGGGGCTAGGCAATCAGTTTTTAGCCAATATTAAAGAATGCGATATGATTTTGCATATTGTGCGTTGCTTTGAGGATGCTAATATCACGCATATAGAGGGGAGGATAGACCCTATTGATGATATTGAGATTATCGAGCTAGAACTGCTTTTTGCTGATATAACCACGCTTAATAAACGCATTGAAAAGCTTCAAAAGGAGAGCAAGGCACAAAAGGGTGAAAACGCACAGCTTACCCTTGCCCTAGAGCTTTTAGCACATTTAGAATCCAATATGCCTGTAAGGAGCTTTGCTAAACGCCAGAGTGAGGCATTTATCACGCTCAATAGAGAGCTAAGATTCTTGACTAATAAAGAAGTGATTTATGGTGTAAATGTTGATGAAGCAAATTTAGAAGCAGACAATACTTTTGTGCAGCAAGTGCGTGAATACGCTACAAAGCAAGGTGGTATAGTCATTAAGCTATGTGCAAAAATTGAAGAAGAAATGGTAGGTATGGAGGATAGCGAGAGGAGAGCATTTCTGCAATCTTTGGGGGCGGAAGAGAGTGGATTGGAGCAGATTATTAGAGAGGGCTTTAGTAGGCTAGGGCTGATTAGCTACTTTACTGCAGGCGTCAAAGAAGTGCGTGCTTGGACGATAAAAAGGGGCGATAGTGCGCCAAAGGCAGCAGGTATGATACATAAAGACTTTGAGAAAGGCTTTATCCGTGCGGAGTGTATTAGCTATGATGATTTTATCAAATATGGCGGCGAGGTAAAGGCAAAGGAAGCGGGAGCTATGCGTATTGAAGGGAAAGAGTATATCGTGCAAGATGGTGATGTAATGCACTTTAGATTCAATGTATAG
- the nusB gene encoding transcription antitermination factor NusB: MATRTQAREAVVGMLYAYDMGNSDILLTARSILDEKKIKNKQQDFAFSLLQGVIEHIVQIDKSIIPHLKEWDFARLGGMERAMLRLGTYEILYTDTDTPVVINEAVELGKLYGGEDSAPRFINGVLDALSKTHKKDIDFNPSQTS, encoded by the coding sequence ATGGCTACACGCACACAGGCTAGAGAAGCAGTAGTGGGAATGCTGTATGCCTATGATATGGGAAATAGCGATATTTTGCTCACCGCTCGTAGTATTTTAGATGAAAAAAAGATTAAAAATAAGCAGCAGGACTTTGCATTCTCGCTTTTGCAAGGCGTGATAGAGCATATCGTGCAGATTGATAAAAGTATTATTCCGCATTTGAAAGAATGGGATTTTGCGCGGCTAGGCGGTATGGAGCGCGCTATGCTACGGCTTGGGACATATGAGATACTCTATACTGATACGGATACGCCTGTGGTGATTAATGAAGCAGTAGAGCTAGGTAAACTCTATGGTGGCGAGGATAGCGCCCCGAGATTTATCAATGGTGTGCTTGATGCACTAAGCAAAACACACAAAAAAGATATAGATTTTAATCCCTCACAGACATCATAA
- the thiD gene encoding bifunctional hydroxymethylpyrimidine kinase/phosphomethylpyrimidine kinase: MQPQTQSAIPVLSIAGSDCSGGAGIQADLKTFAAHKCFGMSVILSVVAENTARVISSYDVPPQCISEQIQAVFEDIPPQATKIGMLGSNAIIECVAENLRFYKPQNVVIDPVMFAKNGFPLMPKDCRVAFKEQILQYSNVLTPNIPEAQELCGFEIAHINDMKRAAQRLYDMGAKAVLLKGGHSTNNADDVFYNGAFHILESPKIATSNTHGTGCTLSSAIAANLALGLDTLQAIKKAKDYVFYAILYSLKLGKGNGPTNHLFRF, encoded by the coding sequence ATGCAGCCACAAACTCAAAGTGCTATTCCTGTGCTTAGTATTGCAGGGAGTGATTGCAGCGGTGGAGCGGGCATTCAGGCGGATTTAAAGACCTTTGCTGCGCATAAATGCTTTGGTATGAGTGTAATCTTAAGCGTGGTAGCAGAGAATACCGCACGTGTGATTTCTAGCTATGATGTGCCGCCTCAATGTATCAGTGAGCAGATACAAGCCGTATTTGAGGACATTCCTCCACAGGCGACAAAGATAGGAATGCTCGGCTCAAATGCGATTATAGAATGCGTGGCTGAAAATCTTAGATTCTACAAGCCTCAAAATGTAGTGATTGACCCTGTGATGTTTGCAAAAAATGGCTTTCCGCTAATGCCTAAGGATTGTCGCGTGGCTTTTAAAGAGCAGATTTTGCAATATAGCAATGTGCTAACGCCCAATATCCCAGAAGCACAGGAGCTTTGCGGCTTTGAGATTGCTCATATCAATGATATGAAAAGGGCAGCGCAAAGGCTCTATGATATGGGTGCAAAGGCGGTGCTACTTAAAGGTGGGCATAGCACAAATAACGCTGATGATGTGTTTTATAATGGGGCATTTCATATTTTAGAATCTCCTAAGATTGCCACTAGCAACACACATGGCACAGGCTGCACTCTAAGCTCCGCTATCGCGGCAAATCTCGCACTTGGACTCGATACCCTGCAAGCCATAAAGAAAGCAAAGGACTATGTTTTTTATGCGATTTTATATTCCTTAAAACTTGGCAAAGGCAACGGACCTACCAATCATTTGTTTAGATTCTAA
- the panC gene encoding pantoate--beta-alanine ligase has product MKVIHHIADLQSHRKDLPYMQSIGLVPTMGALHQGHLSLIESSLKGNDCTIVSIFVNPTQFGVNEDFSAYPRTLEQDIALCERAGVDVVFAPSAQEMYGSDEISFNPPVKMGYVLEGFDRPTHFAGVIQIVLKLFCLVMPHRAYFGCKDAQQVLIIQKMTKDLFLPIEIVPCPIQRDSDGLALSSRNVYLSTKEREAALCIPRTIMHLQAEIERGQMCVEYLQPLVAEGLQDVDKVFYAGFFSHTLEPLAHIIKGNSIFLVAARVGQTRLLDNLWI; this is encoded by the coding sequence ATGAAAGTCATACACCACATAGCGGATTTACAAAGCCATCGCAAGGATTTGCCATATATGCAAAGCATAGGGCTTGTGCCGACTATGGGTGCGTTGCATCAAGGGCATTTGAGCCTTATAGAATCTTCGCTTAAAGGCAATGATTGCACGATTGTCTCTATTTTTGTCAATCCTACGCAATTTGGGGTAAATGAGGATTTTAGTGCATATCCACGCACATTGGAGCAGGATATTGCATTATGTGAGAGGGCGGGAGTTGATGTAGTATTTGCTCCAAGTGCGCAAGAGATGTATGGTAGTGATGAAATAAGCTTCAATCCGCCTGTGAAAATGGGCTATGTTTTAGAGGGGTTTGACCGCCCTACGCATTTTGCAGGTGTGATACAAATCGTGCTAAAGCTTTTTTGCCTTGTTATGCCCCATAGGGCATATTTTGGATGCAAAGACGCCCAGCAGGTGCTGATTATTCAAAAGATGACAAAAGATTTGTTTTTGCCTATTGAGATTGTGCCTTGCCCGATACAAAGGGATAGCGATGGCTTGGCTCTTAGCTCACGCAATGTCTATTTGAGCACAAAGGAGAGGGAAGCTGCGCTTTGTATCCCTCGCACGATTATGCACCTTCAGGCAGAAATAGAAAGAGGGCAGATGTGTGTAGAATATTTACAACCGCTTGTAGCAGAGGGTTTGCAAGATGTCGATAAGGTGTTTTATGCGGGGTTTTTTAGCCATACTTTAGAGCCGCTCGCACATATTATTAAGGGCAATAGTATATTTCTAGTTGCTGCGAGAGTAGGGCAAACGCGCCTTTTGGATAATTTATGGATTTAA